The following proteins are encoded in a genomic region of Neisseria perflava:
- the uvrA gene encoding excinuclease ABC subunit UvrA encodes MCNHHHKHSHDNDTIRIRGARTHNLKNVDLDIPRHKLVVVTGLSGSGKSSLAFDTLYAEGQRRYVESLSAYARQFLQMMDKPDVDLIEGLSPAISIEQKSTSHNPRSTVGTVTEIHDYLRLLYARVGTPYCPEHNLPLSSQTVSQMVDAVLKLPEDTRVMILAPAVRERKGEFVDFFADLQAQGFARVRVDGEVYQLDEVPKLEKNIKHNIDVVIDRVKVKADIKQRLAESFETALRHGNERALAMEMDSSEEHWFSARFACPVCSYSLPELEPRLFSFNNPMGSCPTCDGLGNTNFFDPEKVVAHPELSLAAGAIDGWDKRNQFYFQMIQSLARHYEFDVDAAWETLPEKVKKVVLHGSGKEVIDFTYLSERGTTFNRSHAFEGIIPNLERRYRETDSETVREKLREYQNHRACPSCGGARLRKEARYVYVSGEPLHEVSAWPLTKTHQFFETLDLDGNKKQIAEKILKEITERLGFLINVGLDYLNLSRSAETLSGGEAQRIRLASQIGSGLTGVMYVLDEPSIGLHQRDNDRLLATLKRLRDLGNSVIVVEHDEDAIREADFVVDMGPGAGEHGGNVLIADTPENVAKCENSVTGQYLSGKKSIAVPSERTPVNPDRMFVLKGARGNNLKNVTLELPLGLITCITGVSGSGKSTLINDTLAKITARELNRAQEEPAPYDDIHGLEHLDKVINVDQSPIGRTPRSNPATYTGLFTPIRELFAGVPLSRERGYNVGRFSFNVKGGRCEACQGDGVIKVEMHFLPDVYVPCEVCHGKRYNRETLEIQYKGKNISQVLDMTVEEAREFFDAVPTVSRKLQTLMDVGLGYIRLGQSATTLSGGEAQRVKLALELSKRDTGRTLYILDEPTTGLHFADIALLLEVIGRLKGKGNSIVIIEHNLDVIKTADYIVDLGPEGGDGGGQIIASGTPEQVAQNKKSHTGAYLKQILK; translated from the coding sequence ATGTGCAACCATCATCACAAACATTCACACGATAATGACACCATCCGCATCCGTGGCGCGCGTACACATAATTTGAAAAATGTCGATTTAGACATTCCGCGCCACAAACTCGTGGTGGTAACAGGATTGTCAGGCAGCGGCAAATCATCGCTGGCGTTTGATACGCTGTATGCCGAAGGCCAACGTCGTTATGTCGAAAGCCTTTCCGCCTATGCCCGTCAATTTTTGCAGATGATGGACAAACCCGACGTAGATTTGATCGAAGGTCTGTCTCCCGCGATTTCCATCGAGCAGAAATCCACCAGCCACAACCCGCGCTCCACCGTCGGTACGGTAACAGAAATCCACGACTACCTGCGTCTTTTGTACGCACGCGTCGGCACACCCTACTGCCCCGAACACAATCTGCCGCTGTCGAGCCAAACCGTATCTCAGATGGTCGATGCCGTCTTGAAGCTGCCGGAAGACACGCGCGTGATGATTCTTGCGCCGGCGGTGCGCGAGCGTAAGGGCGAGTTTGTCGATTTCTTTGCCGACTTGCAGGCGCAAGGTTTTGCGCGTGTGCGCGTGGACGGCGAGGTCTATCAGCTTGACGAAGTGCCGAAGCTGGAAAAAAACATCAAACACAATATCGACGTCGTCATCGACCGCGTGAAAGTAAAAGCCGACATTAAACAACGGCTGGCGGAAAGTTTTGAAACCGCATTGCGCCACGGAAACGAACGCGCGCTGGCAATGGAGATGGACAGCAGCGAAGAGCATTGGTTTTCCGCGCGTTTCGCCTGCCCCGTGTGTTCGTACAGCCTGCCCGAATTAGAGCCGCGCCTGTTTTCCTTCAACAACCCTATGGGTTCTTGCCCGACTTGCGACGGCTTGGGTAATACTAACTTCTTCGATCCCGAAAAAGTGGTCGCCCATCCTGAATTATCCTTAGCCGCAGGCGCGATTGACGGCTGGGATAAGCGCAACCAATTCTATTTCCAAATGATTCAATCGTTAGCACGCCATTATGAGTTTGATGTGGATGCAGCATGGGAAACCCTACCTGAAAAAGTCAAAAAAGTTGTCTTGCACGGCTCGGGCAAAGAAGTCATTGATTTCACTTACCTGTCCGAACGCGGCACCACCTTCAACCGCAGCCATGCCTTTGAAGGCATCATTCCCAATCTCGAACGCCGCTACCGCGAAACCGATAGCGAAACCGTGCGCGAAAAACTGCGTGAATACCAAAACCACCGCGCCTGCCCAAGCTGCGGCGGCGCACGTTTGCGCAAAGAAGCCCGCTACGTTTACGTCAGCGGCGAACCTTTGCACGAAGTCTCCGCCTGGCCGCTGACCAAAACCCACCAATTCTTTGAAACACTGGATTTGGACGGCAATAAAAAACAAATCGCCGAAAAAATCCTCAAAGAAATCACCGAGCGGCTCGGCTTCCTGATTAACGTCGGGCTGGATTACCTGAATCTCTCCCGCTCCGCCGAAACCCTATCCGGCGGCGAAGCCCAGCGCATCCGCCTCGCCAGCCAAATCGGCAGCGGCCTGACCGGCGTGATGTACGTATTAGACGAACCCTCCATCGGCCTGCACCAGCGCGACAACGACCGCCTGCTCGCCACCCTCAAACGCCTGCGCGACTTGGGCAACAGCGTGATTGTGGTCGAACACGACGAAGACGCCATCCGCGAAGCCGATTTCGTAGTCGATATGGGCCCCGGCGCGGGCGAACACGGCGGCAACGTACTGATTGCCGACACGCCTGAAAACGTCGCCAAATGCGAAAACTCCGTTACCGGACAATACCTCAGCGGCAAAAAATCCATTGCCGTGCCGTCTGAACGCACGCCCGTCAATCCCGACCGAATGTTCGTCCTCAAAGGTGCGCGCGGCAACAACCTCAAAAACGTTACCCTCGAATTGCCGCTCGGTTTGATTACCTGCATTACCGGCGTATCCGGCAGCGGCAAATCCACCCTGATTAACGACACCCTCGCCAAAATCACCGCCCGCGAACTCAACCGCGCCCAAGAAGAACCCGCCCCATACGACGACATCCACGGCCTCGAACACCTCGACAAAGTCATCAACGTCGACCAATCCCCCATCGGCCGCACCCCGCGCTCCAACCCCGCCACCTACACCGGCCTGTTCACCCCCATCCGCGAACTCTTCGCCGGCGTACCCCTCTCGCGCGAACGCGGCTACAACGTCGGCAGATTCTCCTTCAACGTCAAAGGCGGTCGCTGCGAAGCCTGCCAAGGCGACGGCGTGATTAAAGTCGAAATGCACTTCCTGCCCGACGTGTACGTCCCCTGCGAAGTCTGCCACGGCAAACGCTACAACCGCGAAACGCTCGAAATCCAATACAAAGGCAAAAATATCAGCCAAGTCCTCGACATGACCGTCGAAGAAGCCCGCGAATTTTTCGACGCCGTCCCCACCGTATCGCGCAAACTGCAAACCCTGATGGACGTAGGCTTAGGCTACATCCGCCTCGGTCAATCCGCCACCACCCTCTCCGGCGGCGAAGCCCAACGCGTCAAACTCGCCCTAGAGCTATCCAAACGCGACACCGGCAGAACGCTCTATATCCTCGACGAACCGACCACAGGCCTGCACTTCGCCGACATCGCCCTATTGCTGGAAGTCATAGGTCGTCTGAAAGGCAAAGGCAACTCGATTGTGATTATTGAACATAATCTTGACGTCATTAAAACTGCTGATTATATTGTCGACTTAGGGCCTGAAGGGGGAGATGGCGGAGGGCAAATTATTGCATCAGGTACTCCCGAACAAGTAGCTCAAAACAAGAAAAGTCATACTGGTGCATATTTAAAACAAATCTTAAAGTAA
- a CDS encoding DUF5339 family protein, with the protein MKTSVLLAALLAALSLSACGGSGSSSSAVCDEYEKAFAEATKDVDAATKEMMQKSFEQTKEALKNLPADQRDATCKTSLDALKGVPAAETPEEKAEEAKDAAEEAKEEAKDAAEDAKEAAEDAKEEAK; encoded by the coding sequence ATGAAAACATCAGTTTTATTGGCGGCTTTGTTGGCAGCCCTGTCCCTGTCAGCATGCGGCGGTTCAGGCTCATCTTCTTCTGCCGTTTGTGACGAGTACGAAAAAGCATTTGCCGAAGCAACTAAAGACGTAGATGCCGCAACCAAAGAAATGATGCAAAAATCTTTCGAACAAACCAAAGAAGCGTTGAAAAACCTGCCAGCAGACCAACGTGATGCAACTTGTAAAACTTCTTTGGATGCTTTGAAAGGCGTTCCGGCTGCCGAAACTCCTGAAGAAAAAGCCGAAGAAGCCAAAGACGCCGCTGAAGAGGCTAAAGAAGAAGCAAAAGACGCAGCGGAAGATGCAAAAGAAGCTGCTGAAGACGCTAAAGAAGAAGCTAAATAA